The DNA window CAGGGACGGCCGGTCGTCCGGGCAGACCAGCACCGCGACCGGCGCCTCGCCCCACTGGGCGTCGGGCACGCCGACCAGGGCCGCCTGCCGGACCAGCGGATGGGCGAGCAGATGACCCTCCACCTCAGTCGCGGCGATCTTCTCGCCACCGCGGTTGATCTGGTCCTTGACCCGTCCCACGACGTTGAGGTGTCCGGACGGCAGCCGGCGGACCAGGTCGCCGGTGCGGTAGAAGCCGTCCGGGGTGAACGACGCCTCGGCGGCGGCGTCGGCCCGGTAGTAGCCACGCAGCGTGTACGGCCCGCGGGTGAGCAACTCGCCGACGTCGCCCTCGTCGACGGGGCTGCCGTCGATCGGGTCGACCACGCGCACCTCGTCCGCGGGCGAGCATGGGCGGCCCTGGGTGGTGCAGATCAGGTCGGCCGGGTCGTCGAGGCGGGTGTAGTTGATCAGCCCTTCCGCCATGCCGTAGACCTGCTGCACCGCCACTTGAAGGGTGGGGGTGAACCGGCGGGCCAGGTCGTCGGCCAGTCGGGCGCTGCCGACCTGGACGAAGCGCAGGCTGGACAGGTCGGCTCCGCTGTCGGCGTGCTCGGCGAACCAGTGGGGCACCAGCGGTGGGTTGATCGAGGTGAAGGTGACCCGTTCGCGGGCGATGAGCCGGAACGCGGTGGCCGGGCTGGGATTCGGAGCGATCACCACGGTCCCGCCCGACATCAGCGTGCCGAGCACCCCCGGGCAGGCAAAGGTGAAGTTGAAGGCGATCGGCAGGATCGCGAGATAGACGTCTTCCGGCGTCAGCCCGCACACCTGCGCTCCGGCGCGGGCGTTGTAGGCGTAGTCGTCGTGCGTGCGGGGGATCAGTTTCGGCAGGCCGGTGGTCCCGCCGGAGAGCAGCAGCAGCGCGAGGTCGCCGGCCGCCGGGCCGTCGTCGCTGCCGACTGCGGGCACCGCTCCCGTCAGGTCCCGGTAGGCGGTGAAGCCACTGTCTCCGGGGTCGCCCACCACGACCACGTGTTCGAGTGGCTCGTCGAGGTCACGCCGCTCGGCCCGGATCCGCGCGGCGAGCGCCCGGTAGTCGAACCCGAGGTGGCGGTCGGCGATCACGTAGCCGGCCGCCCCGGAGAGCGCCGCCAGGTGGGCGATCTCGGCGTATCGGTGACCGGGCATGGCGTGCACCGGCACCGCTCCCAGACGCTGCAGGGCGAACCACACCTCGACGAACTCGGCCCGGTTGGGCAGCTGCACGACGACGCGGTCGCCGCGGCGCAGCCCGAGCCGGCGCAGCCCGGCGGACACCCGGTCGACGGCGTCGTCGAGCTGTCGGTAGGTCCAGCGCCGTTCGCCGTCGACAAGTGCGGTGCGCCCGGCGTGCCTGGTGGCCCACTCGTGCAGCAGGTCGCCGAAGGGTGCGCCGGTCCAGTACCCGGCCGATCGGTACCGCTCGGCGTCGGTCTCGGACCATCCGGTCCACTCCGGACGGTGGAGCTGGGTCATCTGTGATCCCTTCTGGTCTGTTCCCGAGCGAAGTGCTTTGATATCTTTACCGCATCTGAAATTCGTTTTCAACAGTGCTCGACCGGGTAGAAGCGGGGCCTGATGGATGTCCACGACCTGATCACCGACCTCGACGCCGCCGGCGTGACCCTCTGGCTGGAGCGCGACGAGTTGCGCTTCCGCGCCCCCAAGGGCGTATTGACGGAGGACCGCCGGGCGGCCGTGCGAGCCCACCGGGCCGCGATCGTCGAGCGGCTACGTCAGGCCGAGGACGTCCGGCTGAGCCCGGACCCGGCGGGGCGGCACGAACCGTTCCCGTTGACCGACCTCCAGGCCGCCTACCTCGTCGGCCGGGGGCCGCACTACGAGTACGGCGGCGTCGCCTGCCACGCCTACGTCGAGTACGAGTACCCCGACCTCGACCCGCGACGGGTGCAGTCCACCTGGGACCGGATGGTCGCCCGGCACGACATGCTGCGCGCCGTCGTGCACCCCGACGGTTACCAGGTGGTCCTGGCCGACCCGCCGGAACACCCGATCCCGGTCACCGACCTACGCGGGCAGGACGCCGCGCTCGACGGACACCTGCGGGCCGTCCGTGACCGGATGTCGCACCGGGTCGCGCGGACCGACCGGTGGCCGCTGTTCGCGCTGCACCTCACCCGCGCGGACCGGGGTGCGGTCCTGCATCTCTCCCTCGACCTGCTCATCGTCGACTACGCCAGCGTGCAACTGTTGATGAGCGAGTTCGACCGCTGCTACGCCGACCCCACGAGCGAGCCGGCCACGCCGGAGATCGGCTTCCGCGACTACGTCATCGGACGACGTCGGGTCACCGAGACGGCCCGGTACGCCCGCGACCGTGACTACTGGCTCGGCCGCCTCGACGACCTGCCGCCGGCGCCCGACCTACCGGTGACCGGCACCGGCGAGGTCACCGGCCCGGTCCGCTTCCGCCGCCTGGAACACGTCCTCGACGCCCCGACGTGGGCCGGGCTGCGCGACCGGGCGGCCCGGCGCCAGGTCACCGCCTCCGCCGCGCTGCTCACCGCGTACGCCGAGGTGATCGGCCGATGGAGCCGGTCGCCGCGGTTCACCCTCACCGTCCCCACCTTCCAGCGACTGCCCCTGCACCCCGACGTGGACCGGCTGGTCGGCGACTTCACCGTGGTCGAACCGCTCGCCGTCGACCTCGCCGAGCCCGAGCCGTTCCAGGCGCGCGCCGCGGGGCTCAGCGCCCGCCTGCTCGAGGACCTGTCGCACGGGCTGTTCACCGGCGGCGAGGTGCTCGGCGAACTGGCCCGGCGCACCGGCACCCGACCGTTGCTGCCGGTCGTGTTCACCAGCACCCTCGACGCCCCGGTCGACGACCCGGACGGCCCCGGCCGCGGCACGGTCGGGTACGCCATCAGTCAGACCCCGCAGGTCTGGATCGACTGTCAGGTGATGCCCCGCGGCGGAGGGCTCGCCCTTTCCTGGGACGTCCGCGAGGACGTGCTCCCGGACGGCCTGGCCGACGATGCGTTCGCGGCCTGGACCGACCTGGTCGGCCGCCTCGCCGCCGGCGACCGTGACTGGGACGTCCCCGGGCCGGTCCAGCTGCCGGCCGCCCAGCTCGAGCGCCGCCGCCGGGCCAATGACACCGCCGGCCCTCTGCCGGACGGCCTGCTGCACGACGAGGTCGTCGCCCAGGCCCGACGCACGCCCGACCGGATCGCGGTGGTCGCCGGAGACGTCCGGCTGACCTACGGCGAGCTGCTCCGCCGCGCCGCCGCGGTCGCCGACCACCTCCGCGCCGGTGGCCTGCGCCCGGCCGAGCCGGTGGCCGTGTTCATGGACAAGGGCTGGGAGCAGGTGGTGGCGGTCCTCGGCGTGCTGTGCGCCGGTGGCGCGTACCTGCCGGTCGACACCGCGCAACCGGCCGCCCGCCGCGACGCCATCCTCACCGACGCGGGCGTCCGGACGGTGCTCACCCAGTCCTGGCTCGCCGGCGGCGTCCGGCGGCTGGTGGGCGTCACCCACCTCACCGTGGACGGCCTCGGGCCGGCCGACGCGCCTGAGGTTCCGGCGTCGGGGGCAGCTCCGGACGACCTCGCCTACATCATCTACACGTCCGGGTCCACCGGATCCCCCAAGGGCGTCATGATCAGTCACCGGGCCGCCCGCAACACCGTCGACGACGTCAACCGCCGCTTCGCCGTCGGTCCCGACGACGCCGTCCTCGGCCTCGCCGGCCTCGGCTTCGACCTCTCGGTCTACGACATCTTCGGCCTGCTCGCCGTCGGCGGCCGGCTGGTGCTGCCGGACGCCGACCGCCGCGGCGACCCGTCGCACTGGGCCGACCTGGTGGACCGGCACGGCGTGACCGTGTGGAACTCGGTGCCCGGCCAGTTGCAGATGCTGCACGACTACCTGCGCGCCGTGCCGGGTGTGCGGCCGGGCACGCTCCGCCTGGCGATGCTCTCCGGCGACTGGATCCCGGTCACCCTGCCCGACGCGATCCGCGCCCTGCTGCCGGCGCTGCGCGTGGTCAGCCTCGGTGGCGCCACCGAAGGAGCCATCTGGTCGATCTGGCATCCAATCGACCGGGTCGACCCGCCCCGGCCCAGCATCCCCTACGGCACCCCGCTGACCAACCAGAGTTTCCACGTGCTCGACGACCGGATGCGCGACCGTCCCGACTGGACCGCCGGTGAGCTGTACATCGGCGGCGCCGGAGTCGCACTCGGCTACCACCGTGACCCGGAGCGCTCCGCCGCCCGCTTCCCCACCCACCCGGTGACCGGTGAGCGCCTGTACCGCACCGGCGACCTCGGTCGGTACCGGCCGGACGGGACGATCGAGTTCCTCGGCCGCGAGGACGACCAGGTGAAGATCCGCGGATACCGGATCGAGTTGGCCGAGGTGGAGAGCGCCGTCCAGACGCATTCCGGGGTGGCGCACGCCGCCGTGCTGGTCGACGCGGACCACCCGGCCGGAAAGCGCCTCGCCGCCT is part of the Micromonospora sp. WMMD980 genome and encodes:
- a CDS encoding AMP-binding protein, translating into MTQLHRPEWTGWSETDAERYRSAGYWTGAPFGDLLHEWATRHAGRTALVDGERRWTYRQLDDAVDRVSAGLRRLGLRRGDRVVVQLPNRAEFVEVWFALQRLGAVPVHAMPGHRYAEIAHLAALSGAAGYVIADRHLGFDYRALAARIRAERRDLDEPLEHVVVVGDPGDSGFTAYRDLTGAVPAVGSDDGPAAGDLALLLLSGGTTGLPKLIPRTHDDYAYNARAGAQVCGLTPEDVYLAILPIAFNFTFACPGVLGTLMSGGTVVIAPNPSPATAFRLIARERVTFTSINPPLVPHWFAEHADSGADLSSLRFVQVGSARLADDLARRFTPTLQVAVQQVYGMAEGLINYTRLDDPADLICTTQGRPCSPADEVRVVDPIDGSPVDEGDVGELLTRGPYTLRGYYRADAAAEASFTPDGFYRTGDLVRRLPSGHLNVVGRVKDQINRGGEKIAATEVEGHLLAHPLVRQAALVGVPDAQWGEAPVAVLVCPDDRPSLADLTGFLRGRGLAAYKLPDRIRFETAMPLTAVGKIDKKALATRITSGPDA
- a CDS encoding non-ribosomal peptide synthetase is translated as MDVHDLITDLDAAGVTLWLERDELRFRAPKGVLTEDRRAAVRAHRAAIVERLRQAEDVRLSPDPAGRHEPFPLTDLQAAYLVGRGPHYEYGGVACHAYVEYEYPDLDPRRVQSTWDRMVARHDMLRAVVHPDGYQVVLADPPEHPIPVTDLRGQDAALDGHLRAVRDRMSHRVARTDRWPLFALHLTRADRGAVLHLSLDLLIVDYASVQLLMSEFDRCYADPTSEPATPEIGFRDYVIGRRRVTETARYARDRDYWLGRLDDLPPAPDLPVTGTGEVTGPVRFRRLEHVLDAPTWAGLRDRAARRQVTASAALLTAYAEVIGRWSRSPRFTLTVPTFQRLPLHPDVDRLVGDFTVVEPLAVDLAEPEPFQARAAGLSARLLEDLSHGLFTGGEVLGELARRTGTRPLLPVVFTSTLDAPVDDPDGPGRGTVGYAISQTPQVWIDCQVMPRGGGLALSWDVREDVLPDGLADDAFAAWTDLVGRLAAGDRDWDVPGPVQLPAAQLERRRRANDTAGPLPDGLLHDEVVAQARRTPDRIAVVAGDVRLTYGELLRRAAAVADHLRAGGLRPAEPVAVFMDKGWEQVVAVLGVLCAGGAYLPVDTAQPAARRDAILTDAGVRTVLTQSWLAGGVRRLVGVTHLTVDGLGPADAPEVPASGAAPDDLAYIIYTSGSTGSPKGVMISHRAARNTVDDVNRRFAVGPDDAVLGLAGLGFDLSVYDIFGLLAVGGRLVLPDADRRGDPSHWADLVDRHGVTVWNSVPGQLQMLHDYLRAVPGVRPGTLRLAMLSGDWIPVTLPDAIRALLPALRVVSLGGATEGAIWSIWHPIDRVDPPRPSIPYGTPLTNQSFHVLDDRMRDRPDWTAGELYIGGAGVALGYHRDPERSAARFPTHPVTGERLYRTGDLGRYRPDGTIEFLGREDDQVKIRGYRIELAEVESAVQTHSGVAHAAVLVDADHPAGKRLAAFVEPAVVETDPIAAAEAGAVGAAAAAVSRAAQAGVDRPALATFQQALADVGYAVMTRTLRDAGLFTDDRAHRAQEVAEALSATATTRPVVRRWLVALARAGHLTADPGAGGYTGPLSLPADRIEEAWRRLAEAEARVAYSTDLIEAVRTCAERLPELIAGTVDVRALLFPGARADAMAAAYRDNLAVAHLNEAAAAALRALAERHGGDAPLRVVEVGGGVAGTTAALAPALAEFTPDYLFTDPSAFFLAEAREQFAHHPWIRYARLDLREDLTAQGLAPNSADVVICPNHLHTAPDAAVALDRLRGLLAPGGWLLVMEQTRDDDPALLVSMEFLEATAGPFVDARADGGQSFLTEAQWRDLFGTALVGVLPEPGEPLHPTGQQLFLARVKTDRAVLTPATLARHAGTRVPEYMVPSVWQLVDALPVTGNGKVDRKRLRSLLPSAGVGEQAAAVASEPADALERQIAALWAELLDRQYVGRHDDFFDLGGDSLLVARLVGLLRERVPDVVALEWEVVLRHMLRRPTVAALAAYLRGATATGAGPEDDAPVRTSPVVRLHGSGGDPVTVLVHAGTGTIMPYRALITEIRRRSAGTGTVVGLEVPHLPHYLDADPEGLIETIAADYVRALLDLGAGEFHLVGYCLGGLIATEVARGLAEAGANVATLTAISSHSPRFRLDDEILSEYSFSVMMGIAPADLGFPADEMAVARAGDAVLAASPGVMRDGGFAALTGEHAGVAEAFRRLAEVPREQRVARMCEAVPASAGMYEPDHMMRLFRTFRQSVFAITRYDPEPYAGDITFLRHSGAYPFPGSRDAVTQHWSDLCLGDLRVVDVPGDHFSCVDVAHAPGLVKLLTEITGGAVTR